The Methanobrevibacter sp. genomic sequence TTTCTCAAAGCCTTTTAAAACACTTGCACTTCCAAAAATACAACCTTTCTGTTTAGTCATTCCTTTAGTCATTGCTTCTATGAGAATTTCAGCATCATTATAATGGTCTGTGTGTGCATGGGAAACAAAAACACCATTTAAATTACGGGGATCAAATCCGAATTGGTAAGTTCTAACAAGGGCTCCAGGACCTGGATCTATGTGATAATTCTTGCCATTGAGATTATCAATTCTAAAACCCCCAGTCATCCTTCTCTGGGAAATAGCGGAAAACCTTCCCCCGCCACTTCCTAAAAATGTAATTTTCATTTAAACCGCCTTTATAATGAACATAAAATTATATCACATTTAAGAGAGGATTTATCTTTTTTAAGGCAGAGGTTTTCGTCTTCAATAACAACTTCATCTCCGATTTCCACATCATCCTTTTCAGTAATCATTAATACATTTTGTCCAGGCCCAGCCAACTGTTTCCAACTGCCGTCTGCTTTTAAAGCCTGTGTCTTATCATTTAATTGAATCTGCAACATATTTCCATCAACAGACACCACACGACCTATTTTACCTTCATCAAGTATTTTATTTGCAAGGTCTATTTCAATGCTCTGTTGGACAAGCTGTTCAGTCAGTTCCTGTCTGAACTTAGTCAATACTTTAATATCGTTGTCAATAGTTATGTTTAAATGTTTCTGGGCGTCGGATGCTGTGAATTTTGGTTGCTGCATTAGCACGTCACAGTTGTCACCGACAGTAGGTGTTTTAGAAGAAACCTCTTTTAATATGCTTTCAAATACATCTCCCATATACCTTAAACTAAAAGATGCTTTCCATTTTCTTGAAATTAAAGTTTCAGCCAATTGCTTTGCATAATTATTACCGAAAATAATAACTCCGCTTTCACCTGCTTTACGTGACTTAACTTCAGAACCCAATAATTCGATAATCTGATAACCGTTGGTTGTTCCGTAAATCCTTCTTCTTTTTGTCTCGAAAGTTCCTTTAGTACTTACTTCCCCGCGGATGGAGTTTCCGACTACCTTCAATTTGCTGGCATCGTCAGTAATCTTAATTGAAATTCCAAGTTCTGATGCCTTTGATAAAAATTCATCATCATTACCGATTGATCCGCTGTATAATTCCTCTTCCAATAACTTTAAATTCTCCTTATCACCAAAATATCCTATTCTTCTTTTATCCGCTGCCATTACACATCCTTTTTTACCTATGTAAGCAATAATTAAGCTCATATTATCTCCTAATTTTGATATTTGACTAAATATGTTTAAAATATTT encodes the following:
- a CDS encoding DUF2121 domain-containing protein, whose amino-acid sequence is MSLIIAYIGKKGCVMAADKRRIGYFGDKENLKLLEEELYSGSIGNDDEFLSKASELGISIKITDDASKLKVVGNSIRGEVSTKGTFETKRRRIYGTTNGYQIIELLGSEVKSRKAGESGVIIFGNNYAKQLAETLISRKWKASFSLRYMGDVFESILKEVSSKTPTVGDNCDVLMQQPKFTASDAQKHLNITIDNDIKVLTKFRQELTEQLVQQSIEIDLANKILDEGKIGRVVSVDGNMLQIQLNDKTQALKADGSWKQLAGPGQNVLMITEKDDVEIGDEVVIEDENLCLKKDKSSLKCDIILCSL